Proteins co-encoded in one Cricetulus griseus strain 17A/GY chromosome 1 unlocalized genomic scaffold, alternate assembly CriGri-PICRH-1.0 chr1_1, whole genome shotgun sequence genomic window:
- the LOC100773730 gene encoding olfactory receptor 10G3 codes for MERVNYTLLTEFILTGVPHPPRLRTFLLVFFLLIYILTQLGNLLILITVSADTQLHARPMYIFLGALSIIDMGISTIIVPRLMMNFTLGVKPIPFGGCVAQLYFYHFLGSSQCFLYTTMAYDRYLAICQPLRYPVLMSAKLSTLLVAGAWVAGSIHGAIQAILTFRLPYCGPNQVDYFFCDIPAVLKLACADTTVNELVTFVDIGVVVASCFSLILLSYIYIIRAILRIRTADGRRRAFSTCGAHVTIVTVYYVPCAFIYLRPDSHSVLDGAAALFPTAITPFLNPLIYTLRNQEVKLALRRMIGGQRAKSEV; via the coding sequence ATGGAAAGAGTCAACTACACACTCTTGACTGAGTTCATCCTGACGGGAGTTCCCCACCCTCCCAGGCTAAGGACATTTCTACTTGTGTTCTTTTTGCTAATCTACATCCTGACTCAGCTGGGGAACCTGCTCATCCTGATCACTGTCTCTGCAGACACACAGCTCCATGCACGCCCCATGTACATCTTCCTTGGTGCTCTCTCCATCATTGACATGGGCATCTCTACCATCATTGTCCCCCGTCTCATGATGAACTTTACTCTGGGTGTTAAGCCTATCCCATTTGGGGGTTGTGTGGCTCAACTGTATTTCTATCACTTTCTGGGCAGCTCCCAGTGTTTCCTCTACACCACAATGGCCTATGACAGGTACCTGGCAATATGTCAACCCCTGCGTTACCCAGTACTCATGTCTGCCAAGCTGAGTACCTTGCTGGTAGCTGGGGCTTGGGTGGCTGGCTCAATCCATGGAGCAATCCAGGCCATTCTAACCTTCCGCTTGCCCTACTGTGGTCCCAACCAGGTAGATTACTTCTTCTGTGACATTCCTGCAGTTTTAAAGCTAGCCTGTGCAGATACCACAGTCAATGAGTTGGTGACCTTTGTGGACATTGGAGTGGTGGTTGCCAGTTGTTTCTCCCTGATCCTCCTCTCCTACATCTATATCATCCGGGCCATCCTGAGAATCCGCACAGCTGACGGACGGCGAAGGGCCTTCTCAACATGTGGAGCCCATGTGACTATTGTCACCGTGTACTATGTGCCCTGTGCCTTCATCTACCTGCGACCTGACAGCCACAGTGTCCTGGATGGGGCAGCTGCTCTCTTCCCCACAGCCATCACTCCTTTCCTCAACCCCCTCATCTATACTCTGAGGAACCAGGAGGTGAAATTGGCTTTGAGGAGAATGATAGGAGGCCAGAGGGCTAAGAGTGAGGTGTGA